ttttgttttattttagaacAAATGGGaactcaaaaataatatttgctgtcgTCTCCCATTCATCGCTATAAAAATGTACCCCACTATAgtttaccagagactatttagcccgagacggagcacttgtaatacaatgaatgtgagaaattggaatTCCCGATATGGCGGGTGTAAAAAAATGActtccgccttacaggtaaaaagcCCATCACCTCTCAGATACAGACAGAgtatttttagcatgatctgagctaaagtagcacaatttataataccattgttgtcctattttacagtttatttgaaatacttttatttgatcataatattgaccagccattttggagattttggtctttccctattcaagtagataagagctttACTTTTATGCCGTttttatccatagaaaatagctgcccggcagcattcccaagatggccgccgagtggactgacttgccttttAAGGGTGTTTTTAGTTTACTCCCACGCTCCAAACCCAGAAATGTAAAAAGAGTTCATTACAGATAAAAACATGATAAACGTTATTGGGATATTTGGCTACAAAAATAGCTTGAGACCacctaaaaacaaaaatacagattttttgaAACATATAGCtccagtcctggatgctgattggtcaatacagcatttcagctgtgttaaaaaaaaatacattgtttcaCTATGCAAACCCGCAGGATAGATTTCACCAAACTTGCACTTTGGTACCCAGCAACTATCTGTTAGCATCTCCATTCATCTCTATGGCAGAGCTGCATGGTTATTTTTGCAAGGCCGTCAATCTGGGGAAACATTCTTTTTAGCACCATATGGTGAAGTTCCAGCaactaccagcaggggctaacaggGTGAcgctaaccagccaattcctgacccctAGTTCGGACCTTACAACCCTTCAAACATTGCACATGGGttcttcattttaaagaaaaatctaTGCGCTGATGTGGGAAAAAGTGGCAAGTCCCTAAAATGTTTGACGAATGTTACGATATTCTTAAGAGCGTTCTTTGAAATGTTTTAGGCTACtgcattttaaaaaatcagatgttgtttaaaaattgcctcgaagttgtttaaaaaaaagatgtcGAAGCTTGTTATAAATAttgacttaaaaataaaatggatCGAAACGTAAATcgcaatttaaaagaaaattgcgAACAGAATAAATACGTGTGATCAAACCTTTCTATAAAACAACAAATTACTTATCATGAATTCTTTaagttatttttgtgtgtttcgTGACAGGACACAACTGAATCGTAACAAATTTCAAGCACCGTCATTACAAGTAGCTGTTTTTTCATATGCCTTTGCTAGTATCAATTACTCGTTGCCCATTGGCTGAAGGGTAGTGGGGTGATATGTGCTCAGCCAATGGGGTTCTGCCATCTAGTGCTGTTTCTTAGCAACCTGCTGACTGCTCACATGGCCCTCTAGTGGCTAGCCTTACACATTACAAGTATTGGCGCCCCCTTGTGGCCACACTACTTTTAAGTAAATGCTGTATAAAGAGGAATATTTGAAAGACTGAAACTAACCACAATGCAAACAAGTTAATAACAGAAAAGTTGGAATACTACACCACGTGATTGCACCTAATAAGCAAGATGAGAGATATATAACAAAGTTTTGCCACTTCAGGCgtactgaaatttgattggccaggCGGGCAGTATGATAATTTTTCCCTTACATCACTTCCCATTTGTTCAATGCGCCATTTTCTCGACTCTGAACGGCAAGCACAATAAATGAGTCCTATTTCCAAATACTAATTACTCTTTGTTGCTGTTTATCATAGTTGAGAGCGCTGATTTATTGTTTGAACGTCCTATTCTGCTTCCATATCTTCTATCATCGGTTTTGGCGTGCACACGGATTGCTGAAAGTAGCTAAATCCCCTCCCAGAATCGGTGTGGCGCTGAAAAAGGTAATGTCCTCACAATTAGATAGCAATGGGAACATTAGCAATTGCGTTCAGTTGTAGCGGGCTCGATATGATGGTGTGCTGTGCAGGAAGTGCAACGGATCCCACTGACCGAGAGCGGCGAAGAGGTTACTTTATGACATCACTGCGTTATAAAGAAAAGCGCCGCTTGGAACGAATTAGTTGTCCTGCGGTTTGAATCATTCCTTGACGATTTTGTTTAGATGTGAAGCACATGATACATTCCATTTTATGTATATAAAAATTACAGGGGGCTACCCATTGTTTCGAATTTATAACGTGGTGGATTTGGCGGGTGTTGGGTCAACCCTCGCAGTTGATGCTTGCAGTAAATAATTTAGGTTAGATGTGCGTTTGCGCGCATACTGGCTATGAAAACAATAACTTTAGTAGAGATAGCGAGTGTTGCATTTGATCGTCTGATTCGGGGATTAGTTTGAGCATGGGGTCATATATTGGTACACAATAAATGTCGAAACAAACCAAGTACATTTGTCATGACCATTATTAGTCTGTCCATTTACAAAAATCGGGAATGTGaagttgttgattttattttagttagtccTCCACGttcattttatgtgtgtgtgagacaagttatatttttgttgtttaacTAAATTGATCAGATTGTGTTATCTGCCTGTTTAACTTACAATAATATGTTAAGCGCCTAGTGAATTCGACGAATCCCCAAATTCAAAAGTAATACTAcgatttaatttattattttgcttTGACAGTTAAAAACAATTTCTCATCACTGTAATGGAAAAACATTCTTATTATTGTAACAGGAAAAAGGTTATTTAAATTGTAGATAAAGTgtttaaacattgttttagttattgtactgcttttaattaatgctgatttaaaaaaaaaaaaacttctgcatCATTTTACAGTAATGCAATAAAAGTTTCTGTATTACAATAATGGGAATATAATGAGACCcactatataaaatatatgacaaaaatggaaatacaaaaattaactatatatacaccgatcagccacaacattaaaactacctgcctaatattgtgtaggtccccctcctgctgccaaaacagcaccagcccgcatctcagaatagcattctgagatgatattgttctcaccacaattgtacagagcggttatctgagttaccgtagactttgtcagtttgaaccagtctggccattctctgttgacctctctcatcaacaaggcatttccatccacagaactgcccctcacttgatgttttttgtttttggcaccattcttagtaaattctacagactgttgtgtgtgaaaatcccaggagatcagcagttacagaaatatatatattattattattattattaagagaccactgcaaaattatcagtttctctagatttactatttatgtgtttgagtaaaatttttgttttagtctataaagtactgacaacatttctcccaaattccaattaaaaatattgtcatttagagcatttatgtgCAGAAAacgacaactggtcaaaataacaaaagatgcaggttttcttccaggatatccTTGTATGTTGCTtcattcatgcgtccttcacaaagaatCTGCCAGATTCCAGCCttactgaagcacccccagatcatcaccgatcctccacctggtcgtctaatggttagacggagacctggagaggccttaaagccacagtgtctcgcacccactgtgaaatctgGTGAAGGATCgctgatgatctgggggtgcttcagcaaggctggaatcgggcagattctttgtgaaggatgcatgaatgaagccacatacaaggttatcctggaagaaaacttgcttccttctgctctgacaatgttccccacctctgaggattggtttttccagcaggacaatgctccatgccacacagccaggtgtggatggaggaccaccatatcaagaccctgtcatggccagcccaatctccagacctgaaccccgctgaaaacttctggaatgtgatcaagaggaagatggatggccacaagccttcaaacaaagccgagctgcttgaatttttgcaccaggagtggcataaagtcactcaACTGCAATGTGAatgactggtggagagcatgccaagacgcaagAAAGCTGTGATTAGAAAATCAGAGTTAttccacaaaatattgatttctgaactcttcctaagttaaaacattagtattgtgttgtttaaaaatgaatattaacttattttctttgcattattcaaggtattttttgttgttttgaccagttgtcatttctgcaaataaatgctctcaggaatttgggagaaatgttgtcagtacttcatagaataaaacaaaaatattcattttactcaaacacatacctataaatagtaaatccagtgaaactgataattttgcagtggtctcttcattttttacagagctgtatatatatatatatatatatatatatacacacacacacaatcagattTTTGGAAATGCATTTCTGAAAAGTTAGAATAAAGGATGTGTTTGACTGACTTGCATGATTTTAAGAAGATTTAAAAGAAATATGTATTTTGTGATATTCTtcctaaaataaaaatcataatgacATCTCCAAATGGATTCTCTTTCAGGTTTAGGACCATGTATCAATTTCCAGTTAGAGGGTTGGAGAAAATCCGCAGAACAAGAAGAAAAGTGAAAAACATTCTCGGAGAATTTGGACTTGAAGAATGTCTTAGTTGGACCGAGGTATTACAATGAAACATGACCACTGATGAAGTGATCTGCTGTCAATGTTCACCTAATAGCCTTTTcactttaattacattaaaatgtaaagaTGTTCCCTATCCTCTCTTTTAAACAGGATCTCCAGGAATTTTACCCTGGAGACAATGTTTTTGATGCCACAGACTGGTGCGATTTATCTGATGGGTTTGATGGGCGTTGGATAAAAAAGGTGATCTTagcaattcacttttattgaatgtgCTTAGCTTTACTGCGCAAAATCTGTTTAAACAATGAGCAATGTTGTCTGACAAAAATTGGCTGAAATTCTTATCAAGCCATCTCACCTTCTCCGTCCTCAGTGGGAATATCGGACACGAGGATTGTGCTGCAGCTTGTGCAAGTTCTCTGCAAGGTCCTGGCATGCCTATAGAACTCATGTTCAGCGTTGCCATGATGAAGAAGAGCGTCTTTGCAAGCTTTCTTCCTGTACTTCCTGCCCATTTATTGCTCACCCCAGAGTGGTCTCCAAGCACTGCAGATTGTTCCATGTCGAGGACCCAAAGTTAGAATCTGGTGCAGTCCCCCAACTGCCTCCAAGAGCTGTGAGCGGCACCACATTTCAGTGTCGGAAATGTCATTTACAAGATACTCTCTTGTACAGTGTAAAAAAGCATGTTCTCCTTTATCACTACACCTCCACGTTGAACAAATACGCTGGGCAGAGACCAGAGAGGGAACTTAAAGCCCTAGGAGATATTTCTCAGAAATTCTACTGCAAGAAGTGTTACGTATCAGCTGAGACATCTGAACACTTACTGTATCATCTTCTAACTTCAGAAAAGCACAAGGAGCTGGATGTGCATATCAGAGCTCTAATTTTTGAAACTGAAAGTAAGAAACAATACCCTGCTCTAGCACCAAAAGCCCAAGgcacttctgctgttgtaatgATGAAAGATCAGCCAGCAGTAACTGGTACACTGGCTGCTGGTGGAATCAAAATGTTGGAAAATGGTAGCTCCCCTGTCATAGCTACCCCTGGAACCAGCCAACCATTTCTCCCCACTCAGGCGTCTGCCCTGGTTCAGCTTGCGAGTGCTGAGGCGAAGGGCTTATTGAGGCCTGGAGTACCACTGGCTTTTCAGAACCCCCAGATTGGAAGACCTGCATCTGCTGTTCCTCCTACAGCTCCCCACCAGGTGTCTGTCAGAGTAGGCCTTCCTGGTCAGTCACAGCTGCAACCTGTATCCCGCCAGATTGTCCTTCCACCAGGTGTTCGCATTAATGTACCTGCTGTTAGGCCACCGGCTCCTCAGTCCGTACTTGTTAATCCAAGATTACCCCAACCCAGCCCAGGAGGCACCATGATGACTTCACAGTCCCTGCTGAGTCATTTGATCCCCACAGGCAACAAAGTGGATGGGTTGCCCACCTATACTCTTGCTCCTTTGCAGGTCTTATCAGTCCAGTCAAATAACTCGCAAGGAGTCAGCAAAGCACCGTTGCCTGTGTCTCAGAACATCTCAGTGACTCAGCAGAACAAACAAAACAGTGCCCTGCCAGTCCCCAAGCAAACCAAGAAATGGATCACATGCCCTATCTGTAATGAACTCTTCCCATCTGATATCTACGAGTCCCATCCAGTGGTTCACAAAGAGTCATCTAATAAGCCCAAACTCGGCCTGGCTGCTCGTGCTCCTTTCTTAAAAAAGATGCCAGACAAGACGGTGAAATGCCTGACTTGCAGGATCTTGATATCGGAAAAGGGTGTCTTTGAACACCTGCTTCATGGCATGATCTGCTTGTTTTGTACAGGGATATTCTACTCCATTAAGCAGCTTGTCGACCATATACAGATGGAACATAATCAGACCCAAAAGAGCAACTGCG
The sequence above is a segment of the Myxocyprinus asiaticus isolate MX2 ecotype Aquarium Trade chromosome 34, UBuf_Myxa_2, whole genome shotgun sequence genome. Coding sequences within it:
- the LOC127425382 gene encoding activity-dependent neuroprotector homeobox protein 2-like — its product is MYQFPVRGLEKIRRTRRKVKNILGEFGLEECLSWTEDLQEFYPGDNVFDATDWCDLSDGFDGRWIKKWEYRTRGLCCSLCKFSARSWHAYRTHVQRCHDEEERLCKLSSCTSCPFIAHPRVVSKHCRLFHVEDPKLESGAVPQLPPRAVSGTTFQCRKCHLQDTLLYSVKKHVLLYHYTSTLNKYAGQRPERELKALGDISQKFYCKKCYVSAETSEHLLYHLLTSEKHKELDVHIRALIFETESKKQYPALAPKAQGTSAVVMMKDQPAVTGTLAAGGIKMLENGSSPVIATPGTSQPFLPTQASALVQLASAEAKGLLRPGVPLAFQNPQIGRPASAVPPTAPHQVSVRVGLPGQSQLQPVSRQIVLPPGVRINVPAVRPPAPQSVLVNPRLPQPSPGGTMMTSQSLLSHLIPTGNKVDGLPTYTLAPLQVLSVQSNNSQGVSKAPLPVSQNISVTQQNKQNSALPVPKQTKKWITCPICNELFPSDIYESHPVVHKESSNKPKLGLAARAPFLKKMPDKTVKCLTCRILISEKGVFEHLLHGMICLFCTGIFYSIKQLVDHIQMEHNQTQKSNCDFMRREYRLYTDEAGNLLFPYFDIRTTAPKLIMGEKELNLALVTSSLDLIFVKMLPNNPQAVCKAPTPSKMPTPKPDYMECPFCSEKLLNMEAYQMHLKEKHFIVPTLHAILKTPSYRCLYCGGVYTGKTTTKAIIVHLGKCRSAPKGLKVAEKMSSGLAVTPKANSAYVSYPAHPKQITGPTPASVQASVPAIKTPETEAELQSQLRLEIAFREAMEANRREREERLARRRKMEKDRLAGLTVPPPEIIIDPSVTFAIDPTGMELRPFEERREFVNKYFNTQPYPLKKEIVALSSRLLLNKTDVACQIGGKRTRCLKNIQKNKAVVLLGFNMAELMKVKHDLFIPEIEPEKMLTMTESEMVTESETVKESERVTEVETVTEAEMEQE